The candidate division WOR-3 bacterium genomic interval GATAAAAGATCCAATGAGGATTTATCTTCTTAATGTTTGGTGTAATATAGGGATTGATCGGCCTTTTGGTAAGTGGTGTATTAAAGGGGCACGAGCTGGTAGAAGATATGGTATGGAAAATATAGAAAATAAGGAAGCGGTGGAGAAAATTAACGATTTTAATTGGCTAAAGGAACGTTTCAAATACGAATTAAAGGAAGGACTTTTAAAAGGGATGAATTATTCTTTTAAACAGAAAGGAGGTATTTTATGAAGTTTATTTTAGCAGTTTTAACTTCTTCAATTTTCTTCTTTTACTGCGCTTGTGGAAGATCTAAAGGATTAGAAAAAAAAGAAACTAAGGAGGTAGAAATGTTAGAGATAGAAGTTTACTCTTCCTCTTTTAAAAATGGAGGTGTAATTCCAAAGAAATATACCTGTGAAGGAGAAGATATCTCTCCACACATTGGATGGGGAGAACTTCCAAAAGGGGTTAAGTCTCTCGCTTTAATATGTGACGATCCAGACGCTCCTGGGGGAGATTTTGTTCATTGGGTGATATATAATATTCCACCTGAGATAGATAGTTTGCCTGAGGGACTTCCAATAAAAGATACTCTTGACTTTGGAGCTTTGCAAGGTATGACAGATTTTGGAAGAGTTGGTTATGGAGGTCCTTGCCCTCCAAGAGGTCCGGCCCATCATTATCATTTTAAACTATATGCTCTTGATACAGTTTTAGATGCTGAGAAAGAAATAACAAAAGAGAAACTCTTAAAGAAAATGGAAGGGCATATTTTAGCAAAAGGAGAAATTGTAGGACTATTTAATAGGTAGTAACTCTCTTCCATTCCTTCTAATACTAACAGAGGCTTCAAGAAGAGTTTTGCATACCGCAAAGATTTTTTCTTATTTTGCGAGTCTTTTTTGTTTAATGCATTGATGCCCAAAACTTTAATTTTTGGAACAAATTTTGTATTCGTTTTTAATGGCTTTTTGAGAAATTAAAATGTCTTTGGTCAATCAAATTTTTAATTGGAGTTTTATAAAATTAAGAGAGGAGGAGTTTAAAATGGATAGAAAGAAAAAAGATGAAAATATTGTTGAATTAAGAGGCAAGATAGGTTCTTCCTTTAACATGTTGATGGGAGGAATATCCTTTAGAGGGGAACTTGTTTATGATTGTGAATATAATATTCATTTATTATTTTTTATCTCTGGAGAAGATCAATCTCTTTGTAAAGCATTAGGTGAAAACGATAAAAATCAAATAGATTTAGAATCTAAATCTTGCTTTTTTGTTCCATTTTACATAAATCATCAAAACGAATCTGTTTTTTCTTTATAATTTTTTAATTCTTTTAGTTTCTCTTCAAAAATTTTGTAAGTTTCCTCGTCATATAATACAAATTGAATCAATTTGACTGAAGAAAGACTATCTACCATTTGAAATACACTTTTAAGGGCTATTTCAGATGCTTCTTTTATAGGATAACCGAAAGCTCCAGTGGAAATTGCTGGGAAAGAAATAGATTTAATTTTATATTTCTCTGCTAAAATGAGCGAATTTACATAAGAAGCTTTAAGCATTTCTGGATCTTCTTTTCTATTTCTCCAAATAGGACCCACAGTGTGAATCACCCATTTGGCTGGTAATTTATATCCTTTTGTTATTACAGCTTCTCCAGTTTCACACCCTCCTATCTTTTTACATTCTTCCCAAAGTTTGTAGCCTGCAGCTCTATGTATAGCTCCAGCAACTCCTCCTCCAGGTGCAAGCCTTTTATTTGCAGCATTTACAATAGCATCTGTTTTTTGCTCTGCAATATTACCTTTTATTAATTTTATTTTTATATTTTTGTATTTAACCTCATACATAAAATATTTTTTGTTTAATTAAATAAATAAAAAAAATCTAAATGTCAAGGTTTTCTTATTTAAAAAGCCTAAATTTATTTTTAATAAGATTTCATAAAAAATGAGTTTTTTTCTCTTAACATTTTCTTAAATATTTTTATATCACAACTTGATTTTCAATGGAGATTTTGAGATAAGTAGAGCTAAACCTTAAGGAGGTTAAGTTATGGAAGAGTTAAATCCTTTCAAAATTGCACAGGTGCAGTTAGATGAGGCGGCAGAAGTCCTTGGGTTAGATTCTGGAACCCATGAAATGCTGAGATGGTCTACGCGTGGGTTACATTTAACTATACCAGTTAAGATGGATGATGGAACTGTTGAAATTTTTCAGTGATTTAGAGTTCAGTATAATGATGCTCGAGGTCCTACTAAAGGTGGAATTAGATGGCATCCTGAAGAAACTATAGATACAGTCAGAGCTCTTGCAGCTTGGATGACTTGGAAAAACCTCCGTAGTGGATATCCCTTATGGTGGTGCTAAAGGAGGAATTGTTTGTGATCCAAAGAGTATGTCAGAAGCTGAAAAGGAACGTCTTGCAAGAGGTTATATTAGAGCCATTGGCAAATTTATAGGCCCCAAAATAGACATTCTTGCACCTGATGTTTATATTAATCCACAAATTATGGCATGGATGATGGATGAATATTCAGTCATAACAGGTTATAATACTCCCGGGGTAATAACAGGAAAACCGTTAGAAGTTGGAGGTTCATTAGGTAGGGGAGACGCTACTGCAAAAGGAGGTATGTTTGTTCTAAGAGAAGCAGCAAAAGTTAAAAAATTAGATCTTTCAAAAGCTAGGGTTGCTATTCAAGGATATGGAAACGCAGGTCAATTCGCCCATTCTCTTATAGAAGAAATGTTTGGTTCGAAAGTGATAGCGATATCTGACTCTAAAGGTGGGATATTAAATAAAAAGGGCCTAAAGGCTAAGGAATCTGAAGAATTACTTGAATCGGAAGTAAATGATGTTCTTATCGCAGCAGCTCTTGAGAACGTAATAACAGAGAAAAATGCTGGAAAGATTAAGGCAAAAATCAGTGTAGAACTTGCTAATGGTCCCACAACCCCTGAAGCTGATAAGATCCTTCATGAAAATGGTTGTTATGTAATTCCTGATTTTCTTGCGAATGCTGGAGGAGTCGCAGTCTCTTATTTTGAATGGGTTCAAAACGAAAATGGATATTATTGGAGTCTTGATAGAGTTTATAAAGAACTAGATGATCATATGACGAAAGCTTTTTGGGCGGTTCATGAAACGGTAAAACAAAAAAGGTTCATAATCGTCTTGCTGCTTACCTTGTGGCAGTTAAAAGAGTTGTAGATGCAATGAAGATAAAAGGCTGGGTATAAAGGAAGAAAAACTTATACCTTTCTTCTTGTTGTTAATAGGCTTCCTAAGATTACTCCAATTGTACCAAGAGCAAAGGTAGCGATTCTTTCATTTATTAATTCGTTTAATAAAGGCACAAGTTTCCAAAGGATAGTACTTAGGAAGCCTGTTAACATTCCCAACATAACTCCATTTTTATTAGTTTTCTTCCATTTAAGAGTCAAAAGCAAAGCGGGACCAAAAGAAGCCCCAAGACCACACCAGGCAAAAGCAACTGTGGCAAAGATAAGGTGTTTTGACAAAAGTGCAAGTATAAAAGCCGCAACACCAACAAGCATAGTTATTATTCTGGAGGCAAATAACTGAGCTTTTTCAGAGATCTTTCGCCTAAAAAGGTCGTGGTATATATCCTCAGAGAACGAAGAGGAAATAACGAGAAGTTGAGAATCTGCCGTAGACATCATAGCAGCTATTGCTCCTGAGATTAAGATTCCGGCAAGCCATAAAGGAAATAAAGAAGTTGCAAGATATGGCATAAGCTGTTCAGGATCCTTTAATGTGTTTTGTGAGATTAAACCTCTTCCAACCACTCCAATTAAGAACGCTCCTAAAAAAGCAGGAAAACTCCACCAGATAGCTATGGCTCTACTTGTTTTAATCTTCCTTGGATCCTTAATAGCCATAAATCTAACAATTGTATGAGGTTGACCAAGATAGCCAAACGCCCAACTTAATCCTCCCAATACACCCATTAGAGCGTCAATTCCTCTTTTATTTCCGACTAACGTTTTAAAGCTCAAATCAAGAGAATTTCCGCTTTTAAGGAAGGCAAAGAGCCCAACTATTGGTAGGATTACGAGAGTTATTATCATAATTATTGCTTGAAAAAAATCTGTCCAAGCTACAGCAAAAAAGCCTCCAAGGAGGGTGTATATTACTATCACTGAAGCTCCTATTACCATACCTGTAAAATGAGGTATTCCAAAAGAAACATTCAAGGTTTTTCCTGCGCCATTGAATTGGGCTGATATGTAGAAAGAGTAGAAGAAAATAACGATAAAAGTAGCTAAAAGTTCTATTTTCCTATCTTCTAATCCAAAATTCCGTGAAAAGAATTCAGGGATAGTTAAAGCTCCATTTTCTTCTGATTTTATTCTTAAGTCACTTGCAATTAAATACCAAGCAAGGATTATTCCAATTATACAACCAAGAGCGACCCAAATTTCAATAAGTCCAATAGCAAAAACCGCTCCAGGTAGTCCTAAAAGTAACCATGCTGATTCTCCAGAAGCTCTTTCAGAAAATGCAGTCACAATAGGGTTAAGCTTTCTTCCAGCTATAATGAAATCCTCTTGGGTTTTAGTAAGGCGATAGGTCCAAATGCCTATTCCAAGAACAATAAGAAGATAAATAAAGAAACCGAACAATATTGTATTCATTTAATACCTCCTTATTTTTTTAATGATAGCTAACATAAAAGCGATGTCAAGGGGGGAGTGGTGTATTCATTAGAAAAAACCCTCTCTGTTGACAATTTTTATTCTCTTTATTATTTTATAACTTAAATGATAGAAGAGTTAAAAAATCTAATCTCAAAAATTGATGCAGACTATTCAGATATTCGTTACGAAATCAAAAAAGAGGTTAAAATTATCTTTAGTGGTAAAGAGCTTGTAGAAGTAAGTTCTAATTCTACTGATGGTTATGTTCTTAGAATTCTCAAAAGAGGAGGTTTTGCAACAGTGACATTTACGAAAAAAGAAGATTCGGGAAAGGCTATAAGAGATGGTATTGAGAATGCGATCTTGATCACTAAAAATAAAGAAAGTTATGTAAATTTGGCTAAAGTTGAACCTATAAAAGATGTATTTATTCCAAAACTTACGGAAGATCCTAGAAATGTTTCTATGGAAGAAAAAATTGAACTACTAAGAAAATATAACAGTATCCCTTTCAATAGTAATAAGGTTATTACAACTAATATAAATTATAATGAAGTAATTAGAGAAAAATATTTTGTTAGTTCAGAAGGGAGTGAAATTAGAGAAGATTTAATAACACTTGGTATTAGAGGAACTATTACTGTTAAGGAGGGTAACTTACTTCAAAATATAAGAGTTGGTTTTGAGGGAAGTGATGGTTTTAGAATAATGAGAGATAAAGAAAATGAATTTGAAGATAGAACAAAAATAGCCATTGCTCTTTTAAAAGCTTCTCCTGTTAAAGGCGGGATTTATAACGTAGTTCTTAATCCAGAACTTGCAAGCGTTTTTACTCATGAAGCCTTTGGCCATTTTTCAGAAGCAGACCTTATTGAAGATAATCCTTCTCTAAGAGCAAAATTAAAAATAGGAGAGAAATTGGGGAGCGAGAAGGTAAACATTATTGACGATGCAACGATTCCGGGACAACTTGGTTTTTATAAGTATGATGATGAAGGTGTTAAGGTTCGTCCAACTTTTCTTATGAAAGAAGGAATTCTTGTTGGAAGACTTCATTCAAGGAGAACAGCCGCAGCTTTTGGTGAGCCTATTACAGGTCACTGTGTTGCAGAAGACTATAGATACCCGCCGATCATTAGGATGGGGAATATTTTTATTCAACCTGGAGAGAGCTCTTTTGAAGAACTTCTCGATGATTTAGGAGATGGATTGTATCTTCTTGATGCAAAAGGTGGAGAAACAAGCGGAGAAAACTTTACTTTTGGAGCTCAATATGGATATGAAGTTAAAAACGGAAAAATTGGAAAGATGATTAGAGAAATTAATATCTCCGGAAATCTTTATAAAACTCTCGAGAATATTAAAAAAGTAGGAAATGATTTATCTTTTTCAAAAGTGGGAGGGTGCGGGAAAGGTCAAATCAACATAAAGTCTTCAAGTGGAGCTCCACATATTCTTGTAGAAAGAGTCGTTGTGGGAGGCAGATAGTGGAAAAAATTTTAGATTTTATAAAAAAGAAGATGAATAAATTTGAACTATTTTATCTTAAGGAAAACTTTACTACAGTGATTTTTGAGAATTCTAAGCTTAAAGATATAAAAGAAAGCATTCAATCCGGTGTTAGTTTAAGAATATTAAAAGATGGCAAAATGGGTTTTGCATATACTAAAAATCTTAAAAATATAGAAGAATTCTTTCAAAATGCTGTTTATTCTCTTTCCTATGGAGTAGAAGCTCCTTTTGATTTTCCAATTAATAAAAGATCTTTCCCTCTTAATTCTTATGATTCTTCTATTGAAGAAGTTTCTACTTCCAAAGTAATTGACGAATGTAGAAGAGTTATTGGGGAGCTTTCTATGAGAGTAAGTGGACAAATAAACATATATGCAGGATTCGGAGTAGAATCTATTGAAATTGAAAATAATTATGGGACAAGTCTAACTTCGAATTTCTCCGAATATTATCTTACAGCAGAAATTCTCTATCCTGCTTCTCACTCTGCAATAATGCGGAGTATTATTGGTAAAAGTTTTAAGGAAATAGATAAGGAATTTATTAACTTTGTTTCCGATATATACGAAAGATCCAAAAGAGAAGTTAAAATAAAAAGGGGGAAAATGAAAGTCTTGTTTCTACCAGAAACGATGTATGTTCTTATATGGAGACTACTAAGTGCCACGAGTGGAAAGAGTGTTTATAAGAAAGAATCTCCTGTTTATAATAAGTTGGGGGAGAAATTGTTTAGTTCAAAACTTACAATTTATGATGATCCTTTAAATGATGAAATGCCCTTCGCTCGTAGTTTTGATGATGAAGGAGTTCAGACTAAGTATCTTCCGATAATTGAAGAAGGGGTTCTTGAGAACTTCTATTATGATCTTTATTATGGAGGGAAAATGGGAGTGAACTCAACAGGTCATGGATATAAAGTTGGTTTCTGGGGAGAGGATAAAATCTCTTTAAAGCCTAGTCCTTTACTTAGACATTTATATATAAAATGTGGGGAGAATAATTTTAAAGAGCTCTTATCAATGATTGATAAAGGACTTATAATTGGCGGAGCCCTTGGAGCTCATAGCGGAAACATTCCTAATGGAGATTTTTCTATTGGGGGGTCTCCTGGAATATACGTAGAAAAAGGAGAAATAGTGGGTTATGTTAAGGATGTAATGATAGCTGGAAACATTTATGATGTAATGAAAAATATAGAAGCAATTGAAAATAAGCAACATTCTGCATATATGGGAAACTTTCCAGCTATCCTATTTAGCGACGTTTCTATAACAGTTTAAACCAAAGGAGGTGAGATGGATTTCTTTAGATTAAAAAAACATAATACTTCAATTAAAACTGAAGCTATCGCTGGAATAACTACCTTTATGACAATGGCTTATATAATTTTTGTTCAACCTGTTGTCCTTTCTGCTGCGGGAATGGATTTTGGAGCTGTTATGATGGCAACAATCTTTTCTTCTGTGATTACGACGCTTATTATGGGTTTTTATGCAAATTATCCTATTGCTCTTGCTCCTGGAATGGGGGAGAATTTCTTTTTTGCTTTTACGATTGTCCTTGGAATGGGTGTAAGCTGGCAAAAGGCTCTTGGAATTGTTTTTGTTTCTGGGGTTTTATTCATAATATTAACCCTGTTTAAAATTAGAGAATCTATTATTGAAACGGTCCCTGATAGTTTAAAAAGAGCTATTGCTGGAGGAATAGGCTTTTTTATCACCTTTATTGGTCTTCAATGGGGTGGAATAATTAAAGATAGTCCAGGAACCCTTGTAACCTTAGGAAATTTAAGTAAGAATTATACTATACTGTTTCTTATAGGATTGGTTATAATATTTTTCTTATATGTAAGAAGAGTAAAAGGGGCTATTCTATGGGGGATTCTTTTAACTTATATTGTTGGAATTCCAATGGGTATAGTTAAATTTGAAGGAATTGTCTCAAAACCTCCTTCTTTGACTCCCACTTTATTTAAACTTGATATTTTTGGGAGTCTTCGGGTTGAATACATTGTTCCTATTCTGGTCCTTTTCCTTTTAGATTTTTTTGATACAGTAGGGACCTTAATAGGGGTAAGTTCTCATGCTAATTTGCTCGATGAAAAGGGAAAACTACCTAAAGCTGGAAAGGCTCTCTTGTCTGATGCAATAGGGACTGTTGTAGGAAGTTTATTAGGAACTTCTACTGTTACAAGTTATATTGAAAGTGCTGCTGGTGTTAGTGAAGGTGGTCGGACAGGTTTGACTAATGTTTTCACTTCTATTTGTTTTCTATTAGCGATATTTTTTTATCCTCTTATAAAATCAATTGGGGGAGGATATCACGTTGGTGAGAATACATTTTACCCTATTACTGCTCCAGCTTTAGTTCTTGTAGGAGCTCTTATGATTAAAAGTGTAGCAAATATAAAATGGGACGATGTAACTGAAGTAATTCCCTCTTTTCTTGTTCTTGTGGGAATTCCTCTCACTTATAATATATCTCATGGAATGGCTTTTGGATTTGTATCGTATCCCCTTATTAAACTTTTTGGAGGAAGAGCAAAAGAAGTTCATCCTCTTATGTGGGTTTTATTCTTTGTTTTTGCAGGTAGTTTATTCTTATCTACGAGATATTAAAAATGAAAATAAAAGTTATTTTGCTTTCTCAAGAATAATCCACTCTTCTGAAAGTTCTGCAATTTTTGTCATAATTTCTTTATATTCTGGATAAACTTCTTTTTGAAAGAATTCCTCCTTTTGAGAAAAATAATCTTTATATATAATTGATTCTTCTAAGTAAGTGAAAGAATTTTTGAACTCTATAAAAGGAAGAGAAAAATAAATTTCTTTTGGAAGACATCGGACCTTAAATCCTTTTGGAATCTTTATAATTATTTCATTTTCTTCTTTCTTAAGCTTACCCCAATAAATTGGATTTTTCCTTTCTGTTGTCCCCACAGAATAAGCAGAATATTTTATTCCTGGTAAGTGTAGAAGTAAGAAATCTTCTTGTTTTATTGCCAATTCTGGAATTTCATATTTTACATTTACTTTAACTTCCGGATTTAAATCTTCTATATGGGTAAAATAAACATTTTCTAAAATAGCTCCTGGAATATTTTCGTTTAAATAACCTTCAATTATATTTTCTTTTTCTTCTTTACGTAAATAACGGAAGTTTTTCAAAAGCATTGCGCTTTCACCTAAATTCTTAATTTCTTCTTCTATTACTGCGTCTCCATTTTCTCTAAGCTCTACAATTCTTCTTATAGAAGTTTTTTCTTTTTCTTCTTCAAATAAAGGTATTTTAACAAATTCATTTTTATCAATAGATAAACCCACTGTATTTTGATATTCTGAACTTACATATCCATATGGAATAAGTTCTGAGGAAGGCTCAAGGAATGTATCCTCCAATTTTACAAGGGCCCCATCAAATTGATATAGAGAAGGAACATCTTTGGCTATTTCTCCCTTTGTTTTTGAACCCACTAAAATTAACTCTACAGGATACCCCTTTGTTTTAAGAGCAGAATAAAGAAGAAAAGATTTATCAAGCAAATTGGCAAATTTATTTTCTAATATTTCTTCCATAGCTTTTGGGTATAAATTTGAGAGATAAGAAGGCACGTCCACAGACTTTACTAAACCAACTATTTCCTTATATATCTCTTGAGGTTCTTTGGTTTTGGGAAAAAATTCTCCTTTACAATGATTTTTAAAATCTTTTATTATCTCCGTCCAGTCATTTTTAAGTCCAACGATTACTCTTGGAACAATGTAGGGAAGAGGAGGCATATTTTCTTCTTTTGTTATTTCTTCGATAGGTCCTATCTCCCATTCTAAAATTTTATTTCTTCCTGAAAATTTTAACTCTGGTTCGCTTAATTTCCAAGTTTGCCAAACCAAATTAAAATTTCTTGGAACTTTAACCCTTATAATACTTTTAATAATAGGTTCAAAGCCTCCTATTATACTCTCCAAAACAAAAGGATTTTCTTTA includes:
- a CDS encoding YbhB/YbcL family Raf kinase inhibitor-like protein translates to MKFILAVLTSSIFFFYCACGRSKGLEKKETKEVEMLEIEVYSSSFKNGGVIPKKYTCEGEDISPHIGWGELPKGVKSLALICDDPDAPGGDFVHWVIYNIPPEIDSLPEGLPIKDTLDFGALQGMTDFGRVGYGGPCPPRGPAHHYHFKLYALDTVLDAEKEITKEKLLKKMEGHILAKGEIVGLFNR
- a CDS encoding O-acetyl-ADP-ribose deacetylase, coding for MYEVKYKNIKIKLIKGNIAEQKTDAIVNAANKRLAPGGGVAGAIHRAAGYKLWEECKKIGGCETGEAVITKGYKLPAKWVIHTVGPIWRNRKEDPEMLKASYVNSLILAEKYKIKSISFPAISTGAFGYPIKEASEIALKSVFQMVDSLSSVKLIQFVLYDEETYKIFEEKLKELKNYKEKTDSF
- a CDS encoding sodium/proline symporter, which gives rise to MNTILFGFFIYLLIVLGIGIWTYRLTKTQEDFIIAGRKLNPIVTAFSERASGESAWLLLGLPGAVFAIGLIEIWVALGCIIGIILAWYLIASDLRIKSEENGALTIPEFFSRNFGLEDRKIELLATFIVIFFYSFYISAQFNGAGKTLNVSFGIPHFTGMVIGASVIVIYTLLGGFFAVAWTDFFQAIIMIITLVILPIVGLFAFLKSGNSLDLSFKTLVGNKRGIDALMGVLGGLSWAFGYLGQPHTIVRFMAIKDPRKIKTSRAIAIWWSFPAFLGAFLIGVVGRGLISQNTLKDPEQLMPYLATSLFPLWLAGILISGAIAAMMSTADSQLLVISSSFSEDIYHDLFRRKISEKAQLFASRIITMLVGVAAFILALLSKHLIFATVAFAWCGLGASFGPALLLTLKWKKTNKNGVMLGMLTGFLSTILWKLVPLLNELINERIATFALGTIGVILGSLLTTRRKV
- a CDS encoding TldD/PmbA family protein, coding for MIEELKNLISKIDADYSDIRYEIKKEVKIIFSGKELVEVSSNSTDGYVLRILKRGGFATVTFTKKEDSGKAIRDGIENAILITKNKESYVNLAKVEPIKDVFIPKLTEDPRNVSMEEKIELLRKYNSIPFNSNKVITTNINYNEVIREKYFVSSEGSEIREDLITLGIRGTITVKEGNLLQNIRVGFEGSDGFRIMRDKENEFEDRTKIAIALLKASPVKGGIYNVVLNPELASVFTHEAFGHFSEADLIEDNPSLRAKLKIGEKLGSEKVNIIDDATIPGQLGFYKYDDEGVKVRPTFLMKEGILVGRLHSRRTAAAFGEPITGHCVAEDYRYPPIIRMGNIFIQPGESSFEELLDDLGDGLYLLDAKGGETSGENFTFGAQYGYEVKNGKIGKMIREINISGNLYKTLENIKKVGNDLSFSKVGGCGKGQINIKSSSGAPHILVERVVVGGR
- a CDS encoding metallopeptidase TldD-related protein, which produces MEKILDFIKKKMNKFELFYLKENFTTVIFENSKLKDIKESIQSGVSLRILKDGKMGFAYTKNLKNIEEFFQNAVYSLSYGVEAPFDFPINKRSFPLNSYDSSIEEVSTSKVIDECRRVIGELSMRVSGQINIYAGFGVESIEIENNYGTSLTSNFSEYYLTAEILYPASHSAIMRSIIGKSFKEIDKEFINFVSDIYERSKREVKIKRGKMKVLFLPETMYVLIWRLLSATSGKSVYKKESPVYNKLGEKLFSSKLTIYDDPLNDEMPFARSFDDEGVQTKYLPIIEEGVLENFYYDLYYGGKMGVNSTGHGYKVGFWGEDKISLKPSPLLRHLYIKCGENNFKELLSMIDKGLIIGGALGAHSGNIPNGDFSIGGSPGIYVEKGEIVGYVKDVMIAGNIYDVMKNIEAIENKQHSAYMGNFPAILFSDVSITV
- a CDS encoding NCS2 family permease: MDFFRLKKHNTSIKTEAIAGITTFMTMAYIIFVQPVVLSAAGMDFGAVMMATIFSSVITTLIMGFYANYPIALAPGMGENFFFAFTIVLGMGVSWQKALGIVFVSGVLFIILTLFKIRESIIETVPDSLKRAIAGGIGFFITFIGLQWGGIIKDSPGTLVTLGNLSKNYTILFLIGLVIIFFLYVRRVKGAILWGILLTYIVGIPMGIVKFEGIVSKPPSLTPTLFKLDIFGSLRVEYIVPILVLFLLDFFDTVGTLIGVSSHANLLDEKGKLPKAGKALLSDAIGTVVGSLLGTSTVTSYIESAAGVSEGGRTGLTNVFTSICFLLAIFFYPLIKSIGGGYHVGENTFYPITAPALVLVGALMIKSVANIKWDDVTEVIPSFLVLVGIPLTYNISHGMAFGFVSYPLIKLFGGRAKEVHPLMWVLFFVFAGSLFLSTRY
- a CDS encoding DUF3857 domain-containing protein; protein product: MKKNKILSIILFFIFLISCNQRFLKKDKNWIEDIIYTEKGEEYKCKINKITSDSVYIETFEGNVVLPKKEISEIDFAKKREGFLWKTVKDITDPILLKSIKIDLSKFKDKKFVDVYLHKELEIKKDSTYSYSIRCIRGISSEKGRDGGNISFKYRSKEEKIEINFARTITKEGEVLPIRENAIEDASVFYAVPPYENLRERKIALREVKPGNFLDFKVTIKGKISKENPFVLESIIGGFEPIIKSIIRVKVPRNFNLVWQTWKLSEPELKFSGRNKILEWEIGPIEEITKEENMPPLPYIVPRVIVGLKNDWTEIIKDFKNHCKGEFFPKTKEPQEIYKEIVGLVKSVDVPSYLSNLYPKAMEEILENKFANLLDKSFLLYSALKTKGYPVELILVGSKTKGEIAKDVPSLYQFDGALVKLEDTFLEPSSELIPYGYVSSEYQNTVGLSIDKNEFVKIPLFEEEKEKTSIRRIVELRENGDAVIEEEIKNLGESAMLLKNFRYLRKEEKENIIEGYLNENIPGAILENVYFTHIEDLNPEVKVNVKYEIPELAIKQEDFLLLHLPGIKYSAYSVGTTERKNPIYWGKLKKEENEIIIKIPKGFKVRCLPKEIYFSLPFIEFKNSFTYLEESIIYKDYFSQKEEFFQKEVYPEYKEIMTKIAELSEEWIILEKAK